A region from the Falco rusticolus isolate bFalRus1 chromosome 4, bFalRus1.pri, whole genome shotgun sequence genome encodes:
- the FBXL2 gene encoding F-box/LRR-repeat protein 2 isoform X1 — translation MVFSNNDEALINKKLPKELLLRIFSFLDIVTLCRCAQVSKAWNVLALDGSNWQRIDLFNFQTDIEGRVVENISKRCGGFLRQLSLRGCLGVGDSSLKTFAQNCRNIEHLNLNGCTKITDSTCYSLSRFCSKLKHLDLTSCVAITNSSLKGLSEGCRNLEHLNLSWCDQITKDGIEALVKGCSGLKALFLRGCTQLEDEALKHIQNHCHELVILNLQSCTQISDEGIVKICRGCHRLQSLCVSGCSNLTDASLTALGLNCPRLKILEAARCSHLTDAGFTLLARNCHELEKMDLEECVLITDSTLIQLSIHCPKLQALSLSHCELITDDGILHLSNSTCGHERLQVLELDNCLLITDVTLEHLENCHNLERIELYDCQQVTRAGIKRIRAHLPHVKVHAYFAPVTPPPSVGGSGQRLCRCCIIL, via the exons gcATGGAATGTTTTAGCTCTGGATGGAAGCAATTGGCAAAGAATAGACCTCTTTAACTTTCAAACGGATATAGAG GGTCGTGTTGTGGAAAATATATCAAAAAGGTGTGGTGGGTTCCTGAGACAACTTAGTCTGAGAGGATGCCTTGGTGTTGGAGACTCTTCTTTAAA GACCTTTGCACAGAACTGTAGAAACATCGAACACTTAAATCTAAATGGGTGCACAAAAATCACTGACAG CACGTGTTACAGTCTTAGCAGATTCTGTTCCAAGCTGAAACATCTGGATCTGACATCTTGTGTAGCCATCACAAACAGCTCTTTGAAAGGCTTAAG TGAGGGTTGCAGAAATCTGGAACATTTGAATCTTTCCTGGTGTGATCAGATTACGAAGGATGGTATTGAAGCACTGGTGAAAGGGTGTAGTGGACTAAAAGCTCTATTTCTTAGAGGTTGCACACAG TTAGAAGATGAAGCATTGAAACACATTCAAAATCACTGTCATGAACTTGTAATCCTGAATTTGCAATCCTGTACA CAAATTTCAGATGAAGGCATTGTAAAAATCTGTAGAGGATGCCATAGACTTCAGTCACTCTGTGTTTCAGGCTGTAGCAACCTTACAGATGCTTCTCTCACAGCACTTGGTCTAAACTGTCCAAGGCTGAA GATACTGGAAGCTGCAAGATGTTCACATCTTACAGATGCTGGTTTTACCCTTTTAGCACGG AATTGCCATGAGCTGGAGAAGATGGACTTGGAAGAGTGTGTTTTG atAACCGACAGCACGTTGATACAACTTTCTATACACTGTCCTAAGCTACAAGCACTG AGCTTATCTCACTGTGAATTAATCACTGATGATGGGATTCTTCACCTGAGCAACAGTACGTGTGGTCACGAGAGGCTGCAGGTACTGGAGCTTGATAACTGTCTTCTCATCACGGATGTGACTCTGGAACACCTGGAGAACTGCCACAACTTGGAGAGAATTGAGCTGTACGACTGTCAGCAAGTCACGCGAGCTGGAATCAAACGGATCCGA GCTCATCTACCTCACGTGAAGGTTCATGCTTACTTTGCTCCAGTAACTCCCCCTCCCTCGGTAGGAGGGAGCGGACAGCGCCTCTGCAGATGCTGTATTATCCTTTGA
- the FBXL2 gene encoding F-box/LRR-repeat protein 2 isoform X2: protein MGAQKSLTVCLLFCSTCYSLSRFCSKLKHLDLTSCVAITNSSLKGLSEGCRNLEHLNLSWCDQITKDGIEALVKGCSGLKALFLRGCTQLEDEALKHIQNHCHELVILNLQSCTQISDEGIVKICRGCHRLQSLCVSGCSNLTDASLTALGLNCPRLKILEAARCSHLTDAGFTLLARNCHELEKMDLEECVLITDSTLIQLSIHCPKLQALSLSHCELITDDGILHLSNSTCGHERLQVLELDNCLLITDVTLEHLENCHNLERIELYDCQQVTRAGIKRIRAHLPHVKVHAYFAPVTPPPSVGGSGQRLCRCCIIL from the exons ATGGGTGCACAAAAATCACTGACAG TGTGTCTGCTGTTTTGCAGCACGTGTTACAGTCTTAGCAGATTCTGTTCCAAGCTGAAACATCTGGATCTGACATCTTGTGTAGCCATCACAAACAGCTCTTTGAAAGGCTTAAG TGAGGGTTGCAGAAATCTGGAACATTTGAATCTTTCCTGGTGTGATCAGATTACGAAGGATGGTATTGAAGCACTGGTGAAAGGGTGTAGTGGACTAAAAGCTCTATTTCTTAGAGGTTGCACACAG TTAGAAGATGAAGCATTGAAACACATTCAAAATCACTGTCATGAACTTGTAATCCTGAATTTGCAATCCTGTACA CAAATTTCAGATGAAGGCATTGTAAAAATCTGTAGAGGATGCCATAGACTTCAGTCACTCTGTGTTTCAGGCTGTAGCAACCTTACAGATGCTTCTCTCACAGCACTTGGTCTAAACTGTCCAAGGCTGAA GATACTGGAAGCTGCAAGATGTTCACATCTTACAGATGCTGGTTTTACCCTTTTAGCACGG AATTGCCATGAGCTGGAGAAGATGGACTTGGAAGAGTGTGTTTTG atAACCGACAGCACGTTGATACAACTTTCTATACACTGTCCTAAGCTACAAGCACTG AGCTTATCTCACTGTGAATTAATCACTGATGATGGGATTCTTCACCTGAGCAACAGTACGTGTGGTCACGAGAGGCTGCAGGTACTGGAGCTTGATAACTGTCTTCTCATCACGGATGTGACTCTGGAACACCTGGAGAACTGCCACAACTTGGAGAGAATTGAGCTGTACGACTGTCAGCAAGTCACGCGAGCTGGAATCAAACGGATCCGA GCTCATCTACCTCACGTGAAGGTTCATGCTTACTTTGCTCCAGTAACTCCCCCTCCCTCGGTAGGAGGGAGCGGACAGCGCCTCTGCAGATGCTGTATTATCCTTTGA